In the genome of Drosophila subpulchrella strain 33 F10 #4 breed RU33 chromosome 2L, RU_Dsub_v1.1 Primary Assembly, whole genome shotgun sequence, one region contains:
- the LOC119548667 gene encoding cGMP-dependent protein kinase 1 isoform X1 — protein MACFPRLFHHRSKNKFTPAQDENTDTILNTQDSPVQIGLYIRREEKPLYSPIVTPSASEAKLQRLRQQSPGSPPSVLQSVAENGGANNGNLERKFRSNKDKLQESSSLGGSAINVTRSSSKLKPVKERRATALPSEVPSIEVEEVQQDWEEQEEQPGANAHAIDVLVGGKSKLKVNVNGIIDEGGDDEDVATATATPSPTTPVGCEGPVKFFIGHTQELSDRQTDDTLSWQSSDANNNNSSSGSGSSTAAINGKLTNGVLPQDQKEPPRAKSSASLSLNYLAKSQSQNQLQIPPQPDNPRRRRVSTMPDINIPPAPPLPPELLVPGTPLHLRKKRSVERSQDLLQDASNSRDQIAKTEEGGLTQKTSDTPTPKTHRVEGGLIYVRPNFPIQGNIEIEFIAKDEATRNLIRTAIERNDFLNNLMDKERKEMVINAMGPASYRKHSLIIHEHEEGSEIYVSAEGQYDVIRGGQLVANFGPATVFGELAILYNAPRQATIQAATDARVWKITRETFRAIMQISGSREREENLQFLRSAPFLQEFDQSLLLKVVDLLQRKFYETDSCIVREGEVGNEFYIIRCGTVTIKKRDEQNQEQIVAKRKRGDYFGEQALLNADVRQASVYADAPGTEVLMLDREAFISYLGTIKQLREKPSSQRSDTSGRSSNKSLEFDNEYSQVAISELKKIATLGCGAFGRVDLVALGQQALALKIIKKIEVVKQDQIEHVYNEKNVMIKCRHSPFIVQLYRTYRNDKYVYFLMEACMGGDVWTVMSKRQYFDEKTAKFIAGCVVEAFDYLHSHNFIYRDLKPENLMLGTDGYCKLVDFGFAKFVRHNEKTNTFAGTPEYVAPEIILDRGHDRAVDYWALGILVYELLVGKTPFRGVNQIKIYQQILSGIDVIHMPSRIPKSAQHLVRHLCKQLPAERLGYQRKGIADIKRHSWFESLDWQRLKLKQLPSPIKRPLKSWTDLQYFGPSGVENDYEPPEELSGWDKDF, from the exons ATGGCCTGCTTTCCCCGACTTTTCCATCATCGCAGCAAAAACAAATTCACCCCCGCCCAAGATGAAAACACCGATACGATACTCAACACACAAGATAGTCCAGTG CAAATTGGTCTGTACATTCGTCGCGAGGAGAAGCCTCTGTACTCGCCCATCGTTACTCCAAGTGCCAGTGAG GCCAAACTTCAAAGGCTGAGACAGCAGTCGCCCGGCTCTCCCCCCTCCGTCCTGCAATCGGTGGCCGAAAATGGTGGGGCAAACAATGGCAACCTGGAGCGCAAGTTTCGCTCCAACAAGGACAAACTGCAGGAGTCGTCCTCGCTGGGCGGCAGTGCAATTAATGTCACACGCTCAAGTTCGAAATTAAAACCAGTCAAAGAGCGACGGGCCACCGCCCTGCCCTCCGAGGTGCCCAGCATTGAGGTGGAGGAGGTGCAGCAGGATtgggaggagcaggaggagcagcCGGGTGCTAATGCACATGCCATCGATGTCCTCGTTGGCGGCAAGTCAAAACTCAAAGTGAATGTGAATGGCATAATTGATGAGGGCGGTGACGATGAGGATGTCGCCACGGCcacagccacaccctcgcccACAACACCTGTGGGCTGCGAGGGTCCTGTAAAGTTTTTCATTGGTCACACGCAGGAACTAAGCGACCGGCAGACGGATGACACCTTGTCCTGGCAGAGCAGCGATgccaataacaacaacagtaGCAGTGGCAGTGGTAGTAGTACTGCCGCCATTAACGGCAAGCTGACAAATGGCGTCCTGCCGCAGGACCAAAAGGAGCCGCCCCGCGCCAAAAGCTCCGCCAGCCTGTCACTCAATTATCTGGCCAAGAGCCAGAGCCAAAACCAACTCCAGATACCGCCGCAGCCGGACAACCCACGTCGCCGACGTGTGTCCACGATGCCCGATATTAACATACCGCCGGCACCGCCGCTGCCCCCCGAACTCCTCGTCCCCGGCACGCCCCTCCACTTGAGGAAGAAGCGGAGCGTGGAGCGCTCGCAGGACCTCCTGCAGGATGCCTCGAATAGTCGG GATCAAATAGCAAAAACGGAGGAGGGCGGCTTGACTCAGAAAACCAGCGATACCCCAACACCGAAGACCCATCGCGTGGAAGGTGGCCTCATCTATGTCCGTCCCAATTTCCCCATTCAAGGCAACATTGAAATCGAATTTATTGCAAAGGACGAAGC CACACGCAATCTCATACGAACGGCCATTGAGCGCAATGATTTCCTTAATAATCTAATGGACAAGGAGCGCAAAGAGATGGTTATCAATGCAATGGGGCCGGCCAGCTACAGGAAGCACAGCCTCATCATCCACGAGCACGAGGAGGGCTCCGAGATATATGTGTCCGCCGAGGGGCAGTACGATGTCATCCGTGGGGGCCAGCTGGTGGCCAACTTCGGACCGGCCACCGTCTTTGGCGAACTGGCCATCCTCTACAATGCCCCGCGACAGGCCACCATACAGG CTGCCACCGATGCACGCGTTTGGAAAATCACACGCGAAACCTTCCGGGCCATCATGCAAATCTCTGGCTCCAGGGAGCGCGAGGAAAACCTTCAGTTCCTGCGGTCGGCACCGTTTTTACAGGAGTTCGACCAGAGTCTGCTGCTCAAAGTCGTAGATCTCCTGCAAAGG AAATTCTACGAGACCGACAGCTGTATTGTGCGCGAAGGCGAGGTGGGCAACGAGTTTTATATCATACGGTGCGGAACCGTGACCATAAAGAAGCGGGATGAACAGAATCAGGAGCAGATTGTGGCCAAGCGGAAGCGGGGGGACTACTTCGGGGAGCAGGCCCTATTGAACGCGGATGTCCGACAGGCCAGTGTTTATGCCGATGCCCCGGGCACCGAGGTGCTTATGTTGGACAGAGA AGCCTTCATAAGCTATTTGGGAACCATCAAACAGCTGCGCGAGAAGCCCAGCAGCCAGCGGAGCGATACGAGCGGTCGATCTAGTAACAAATCCCTGGAATTCGACAACGAATACTCCCAGGTGGCCATCTCGGAACTGAAGAAGATAGCCACTCTGGGCTGCGGAGCCTTTGGCCGCGTGGATCTGGTGGCCCTCGGCCAACAGGCTCTGGCCCTGAAGATCATCAAGAAAATCGAGGTGGTCAAACAAGATCAAATAGAGCACGTTTACAACGAGAAGAACGTAATGATTAAGTGCCGCCATTCGCCCTTCATAGTACA ACTCTACCGCACGTACCGCAATGACAAATACGTTTACTTCCTAATGGAGGCGTGCATGGGCGGTGATGTATGGACGGTGATGTCAAAGCGCCAGTATTTCGATGAGAAGACCGCTAAATTTATAGCGGGCTGTGTCGTCGAGGCCTTCGATTACTTGCACTCGCACAACTTCATTTACAGAGACTTGAAGCCCGAGAACCTGATGCTGGGCACGGATGGCTACTGCAAATTG GTTGATTTTGGGTTTGCAAAGTTTGTGCGGCACAATGAGAAGACCAATACCTTCGCCGGAACTCCAGAGTATGTGGCTCCTGAGATAATCCTGGATCGTGGACACGATCGAGCCGTAGACTACTGGGCGCTGGGAATTCTTGTGTACGAACTGCTTGTGGGTAAAACCCCCTTCAGGGGCGTTAATCAGATCAAGATCTATCAGCAAATCCTCAGTGGCATCGACGTTATCCACATGCCATCGCGAATCCCCAAGTCCGCCCAGCACTTGGTCCGCCATCTTTGCAAGCAACTTCCGGCTGAAAGACTAGGATACCAACGCAAGGGAATCGCCGATATTAAGCGGCACAGCTGGTTCGAAAGTCTGGATTGGCAGCGACTGAAACTGAAGCAATTGCCCTCCCCCATCAAGAGACCCCTGAAAAGTTGGACGGACCTGCAATATTTTGGGCCATCGGGTGTGGAAAACGACTACGAACCACCGGAGGAATTGAGCGGTTGGGATAAAGACTTTTAA
- the LOC119548667 gene encoding cGMP-dependent protein kinase 1 isoform X2 — MACFPRLFHHRSKNKFTPAQDENTDTILNTQDSPVQIGLYIRREEKPLYSPIVTPSASEELSDRQTDDTLSWQSSDANNNNSSSGSGSSTAAINGKLTNGVLPQDQKEPPRAKSSASLSLNYLAKSQSQNQLQIPPQPDNPRRRRVSTMPDINIPPAPPLPPELLVPGTPLHLRKKRSVERSQDLLQDASNSRDQIAKTEEGGLTQKTSDTPTPKTHRVEGGLIYVRPNFPIQGNIEIEFIAKDEATRNLIRTAIERNDFLNNLMDKERKEMVINAMGPASYRKHSLIIHEHEEGSEIYVSAEGQYDVIRGGQLVANFGPATVFGELAILYNAPRQATIQAATDARVWKITRETFRAIMQISGSREREENLQFLRSAPFLQEFDQSLLLKVVDLLQRKFYETDSCIVREGEVGNEFYIIRCGTVTIKKRDEQNQEQIVAKRKRGDYFGEQALLNADVRQASVYADAPGTEVLMLDREAFISYLGTIKQLREKPSSQRSDTSGRSSNKSLEFDNEYSQVAISELKKIATLGCGAFGRVDLVALGQQALALKIIKKIEVVKQDQIEHVYNEKNVMIKCRHSPFIVQLYRTYRNDKYVYFLMEACMGGDVWTVMSKRQYFDEKTAKFIAGCVVEAFDYLHSHNFIYRDLKPENLMLGTDGYCKLVDFGFAKFVRHNEKTNTFAGTPEYVAPEIILDRGHDRAVDYWALGILVYELLVGKTPFRGVNQIKIYQQILSGIDVIHMPSRIPKSAQHLVRHLCKQLPAERLGYQRKGIADIKRHSWFESLDWQRLKLKQLPSPIKRPLKSWTDLQYFGPSGVENDYEPPEELSGWDKDF, encoded by the exons ATGGCCTGCTTTCCCCGACTTTTCCATCATCGCAGCAAAAACAAATTCACCCCCGCCCAAGATGAAAACACCGATACGATACTCAACACACAAGATAGTCCAGTG CAAATTGGTCTGTACATTCGTCGCGAGGAGAAGCCTCTGTACTCGCCCATCGTTACTCCAAGTGCCAGTGAG GAACTAAGCGACCGGCAGACGGATGACACCTTGTCCTGGCAGAGCAGCGATgccaataacaacaacagtaGCAGTGGCAGTGGTAGTAGTACTGCCGCCATTAACGGCAAGCTGACAAATGGCGTCCTGCCGCAGGACCAAAAGGAGCCGCCCCGCGCCAAAAGCTCCGCCAGCCTGTCACTCAATTATCTGGCCAAGAGCCAGAGCCAAAACCAACTCCAGATACCGCCGCAGCCGGACAACCCACGTCGCCGACGTGTGTCCACGATGCCCGATATTAACATACCGCCGGCACCGCCGCTGCCCCCCGAACTCCTCGTCCCCGGCACGCCCCTCCACTTGAGGAAGAAGCGGAGCGTGGAGCGCTCGCAGGACCTCCTGCAGGATGCCTCGAATAGTCGG GATCAAATAGCAAAAACGGAGGAGGGCGGCTTGACTCAGAAAACCAGCGATACCCCAACACCGAAGACCCATCGCGTGGAAGGTGGCCTCATCTATGTCCGTCCCAATTTCCCCATTCAAGGCAACATTGAAATCGAATTTATTGCAAAGGACGAAGC CACACGCAATCTCATACGAACGGCCATTGAGCGCAATGATTTCCTTAATAATCTAATGGACAAGGAGCGCAAAGAGATGGTTATCAATGCAATGGGGCCGGCCAGCTACAGGAAGCACAGCCTCATCATCCACGAGCACGAGGAGGGCTCCGAGATATATGTGTCCGCCGAGGGGCAGTACGATGTCATCCGTGGGGGCCAGCTGGTGGCCAACTTCGGACCGGCCACCGTCTTTGGCGAACTGGCCATCCTCTACAATGCCCCGCGACAGGCCACCATACAGG CTGCCACCGATGCACGCGTTTGGAAAATCACACGCGAAACCTTCCGGGCCATCATGCAAATCTCTGGCTCCAGGGAGCGCGAGGAAAACCTTCAGTTCCTGCGGTCGGCACCGTTTTTACAGGAGTTCGACCAGAGTCTGCTGCTCAAAGTCGTAGATCTCCTGCAAAGG AAATTCTACGAGACCGACAGCTGTATTGTGCGCGAAGGCGAGGTGGGCAACGAGTTTTATATCATACGGTGCGGAACCGTGACCATAAAGAAGCGGGATGAACAGAATCAGGAGCAGATTGTGGCCAAGCGGAAGCGGGGGGACTACTTCGGGGAGCAGGCCCTATTGAACGCGGATGTCCGACAGGCCAGTGTTTATGCCGATGCCCCGGGCACCGAGGTGCTTATGTTGGACAGAGA AGCCTTCATAAGCTATTTGGGAACCATCAAACAGCTGCGCGAGAAGCCCAGCAGCCAGCGGAGCGATACGAGCGGTCGATCTAGTAACAAATCCCTGGAATTCGACAACGAATACTCCCAGGTGGCCATCTCGGAACTGAAGAAGATAGCCACTCTGGGCTGCGGAGCCTTTGGCCGCGTGGATCTGGTGGCCCTCGGCCAACAGGCTCTGGCCCTGAAGATCATCAAGAAAATCGAGGTGGTCAAACAAGATCAAATAGAGCACGTTTACAACGAGAAGAACGTAATGATTAAGTGCCGCCATTCGCCCTTCATAGTACA ACTCTACCGCACGTACCGCAATGACAAATACGTTTACTTCCTAATGGAGGCGTGCATGGGCGGTGATGTATGGACGGTGATGTCAAAGCGCCAGTATTTCGATGAGAAGACCGCTAAATTTATAGCGGGCTGTGTCGTCGAGGCCTTCGATTACTTGCACTCGCACAACTTCATTTACAGAGACTTGAAGCCCGAGAACCTGATGCTGGGCACGGATGGCTACTGCAAATTG GTTGATTTTGGGTTTGCAAAGTTTGTGCGGCACAATGAGAAGACCAATACCTTCGCCGGAACTCCAGAGTATGTGGCTCCTGAGATAATCCTGGATCGTGGACACGATCGAGCCGTAGACTACTGGGCGCTGGGAATTCTTGTGTACGAACTGCTTGTGGGTAAAACCCCCTTCAGGGGCGTTAATCAGATCAAGATCTATCAGCAAATCCTCAGTGGCATCGACGTTATCCACATGCCATCGCGAATCCCCAAGTCCGCCCAGCACTTGGTCCGCCATCTTTGCAAGCAACTTCCGGCTGAAAGACTAGGATACCAACGCAAGGGAATCGCCGATATTAAGCGGCACAGCTGGTTCGAAAGTCTGGATTGGCAGCGACTGAAACTGAAGCAATTGCCCTCCCCCATCAAGAGACCCCTGAAAAGTTGGACGGACCTGCAATATTTTGGGCCATCGGGTGTGGAAAACGACTACGAACCACCGGAGGAATTGAGCGGTTGGGATAAAGACTTTTAA